The stretch of DNA ACACAGACAGCGTACTCTGGGCCCTTTTCGCTCCCCCTACAGGCCTTACAGGCCAGACAATCCTCAACTCACCGCTTGCCAAGGTTTAAGAGATTTCCCACCATACGCTGCAAGACCTCTTTTGAAGTCACCACTCCATAGAACTCCTCTGTCACGTGGTGGCCGATAAGGTACTCGCACTCCTTCACCGTCAGCTGCTTCCCCTTGCCAAAGGCGTCAATGTAGGTGTAGTCAAAAATATCTGTGCTTCTAATGAAACAACAAGGAAACTGAATTGTGATGATGGGTCTCGTGGTAAAGCAAGGCTATCTATTTCTGTTCTTCCCTCAGCATCTTCAAGCTTGTTCGTAAAACAAGCGTCATTCATACCTCAGGTCCCTCCTAAAAAGATATTATCTGGTACCTTCTCTCTCCCCCTAGCTGCTTCTTCAGATAAACACATACGGGAAAAGACAGTGAAACCAAGGGGACTTTTCGCTCCATCGTGTCAGCTCTTTCCTTCATGTATTTTCAGATTTGCTGCATCTATTGCTAGATTATATTATAACACCACCCTGGAAAGCGTAACAGAGCCCACGCATATAGCATCTGAAGCCTAGTGCCAAAAGGGGTATATATAGACAGAACCATTGCTCTGAATTGGACTGCTGATGTCATTCACAAAACACAGATTTCTGTAAATTGATCACGATCTGGTCAAAGACGTATCCTGCACTGACTCAGAGTATTAATTTGAGTGCACAGAACAGCAGCAATGGACTCTAGCAACTGCTCTGTATGAAAGGTTATGTGAAATCagcaccttcccccccccaccccccagttttTCATAGTTTTCTTAAATAAGATAAACATTACCTCATGGTTACTATTATTTCACACTCAAGAAATCTGTTACCATTCATCAACAGCAGAGAGGAATTCTGGGAAAACTTTAGAGATCTGATCTTTTCACCCATATAGATAGTAATTACAGATGGAAGACAATCAAACATTCAGGTAGAAGTCTGCAGCTGTAAATGCTTTCTGGCTTTTATTCCTGCGGACGCAACTTTGAAATTCAGCAGATCACTTACCCTTCTTTTCCTTGACACCATCGCAGCAGAAAATGGCTAGGGAAGCTGACTGGTTCAAGCTTGACTCCTAGCTGCCTGGCAATTGTTAAATAAAGCACAGACAAACTGATGGGAATTCCTGTCCTGCGGATCAAAACCTGGGGGATAAAAACGTGGGAAGAACATGTgggatattaagaaaaaacacaaaacctcaAGGTTTGAtttcacaaataaaaatacaccaaTTTGACAGAATATGCAACGAAAGATGACATTGTGCTGACTTTACAGCAAGTTGTTCTTCAGAAAGAGTTATTTGGCTGACTACATACAGACAAATAAACACCACAAATAGAATGCCTCAAGCCTCGCAGCCTCCTAGTTTTGGCCTAGCATATACATACCTGGTGAATGTATGAATTCAGGGAGTTATAGTAATCCAGCTCGTTTCCTTTGTATTTTAACTGCTCATATAGGACACAATTCATAGCATCAAGCACCTGCCGCTGAAGTTCCACTTCTGGAATCACAATCTCTCCTAAAAAACACATGCAATGAAATAAATACTGAGCAAACAAGGGTTCTCAACCTTTACGCAATGAACCTTAGACCAAAATTCTTCATATGGACTAAGAACACAAGAGACTCATCTCAATTCAGATAGTCAAGAgacacagcactgcagctggACGTGCCACACCACCCAGGCATGCCTGGGAAGTGGCTTTCACTGCCCGAGTGTCCCAGCTTGGCCACTCCAGATACGCAGATACAGGCAGACCGCTCATTCTCTCTTTGAAAGACAGCAAACATTAGATAGCGCTTATACAAACCAAGGAGCAAGATATTGCCTGACCTTTGGAGATGTTAAAGCATGTACCTTTTCTATTGCTGCTGACTTTGAGACTTGCAGAGGAAAAGAGGTCGATCCCCTGTCCCACAGCTCTGCTACAGATATCAGGACTACTTAAGACTTCAGGGacgaatgggaaaaaaaaagaagaaactcccTAATTCCttcccaattctttttttttcttagacagCATCATATGGACTGACAGCCCTGGGCTTTTGAGTCCCTGTGGCTCACCAAACGGCTGTTGCCTCAATGGTGTTTTAAGCAAATGTCAGAATATGCTTGCCAGGGGATGAAGAACAACAGCTCTTTAAGCTGCAATAATTCAACAGCTGTTTCACCTTGTCTGCCTGTACCTAGACTTGCAGAAATGCTCTGCAGTAACACATATGTTTCTGTACAGTACCTGCCTTGGAAGCCAAGCTGGGGTGCCTTGGATTTTTCGTCCGCAGGACTTTACGCACTTTATCTGTGATATCATCCACCTGCGCCTGGACGCTTTTTAAGCAGATGTCTGACAATGGGTTACAGTATTGATCAATTAAAACAGCACCTGGAAAAAACAAACTACATAAGAAACAGGActtcagttttttctttgcttggttTTACCTACTGTAAATTCCAGGCATGCAGCAAGCAATTGCAGCAGAACACAAGagctttccttttaaaatctgcACTCATATATTGGATTTAccacaaaaaatgcaaagaataagCTGACATGACAAATACCAGTTAAATTAATTATTCTCCTCTCCGTCATCCTGAAAGGGAAAGCAACAGACAGTACATTGAGCAGGTAGGCTGCTAGACCAAGCTTAACTAGCCAACTGGTCACAATGCACCTTCTGGCATCCTCCCAGCTTACAGTGTTTTTTATTCAGAGCCTGAAACAATCTCAACTTCACTTATGCTTCAGTTCTGACTTCTTCCTGCCATATCCTCCATAGCTATCACTCTTGTTCATCGTTCCCTCTTCTGCTACATTCATCTTTCTCTTCCACGCCTGCTCTCCATCTTCATGTCAGAAAACCATCAGAAcagatttccattttattttcctgctgcccaagcctcttctgtcaaacttctgcaggagaaaaacagCCCTTTCTCAGAATCTTCTGCTTGTCATTTTGTCACCACTGCTCTTTCCAAAGCCTCCCTACTGTTCAGTCTTTGGAATTAACTGTATTCACCTGTAAGAATTTTGCATGGATCATACCTCTTCCAGCCTCCTACATTGCTTCGTTAGCACACCCATGACAGGCCTGTATTCAAGGACTTCAGCAGGGCACCAAGCCGtgtcttcttcctctccccccgcccAAGTGTTCCCCATGCTGACCACGTGAAACTTCACAAAAAACTACTTGTTGGTGCTCTAATAATATCTCCGTGGCAGACAAATGCATCTATTTGTGAGCCACATGATTAAGTCACATAATCAACTGTCTCGCTTGTTTCCAGCAAAAGccactttcctttcccttcttgccCTAAACCAATCCCTTCTTCAAAGTCTATCGCCACTAACAAGAACCAGCTTCAGTGTTAGAGACTTTTTCGTATGACATTTTTGAGGTCTATACCAAGAGCGAGAGACTCTTCTACAGATACTGGTAGCTTTCGGTGCATTCAGAAGACCATCTTCTCCACAGGAAGCTTGAAGAAAAGAACAATCCACCAGATTGAGGACGTGAACTGCAGAAGAGCCTCTTCTTTCTTCATATCAGGTGCATGTGCCTTCCCACCGTGTAACTGGACTTCCATCGGCTCCCCAGCTCTAGACTGCACCGCTTCAATGGTCCAGCAGTCAGGCAGCTCTTGAAAGAAAGCCATAGCACATGGGCTACGAGCTGCAACAACAAttccccctgcctgcagctcgCTCCTCACCCTTATCTGAGCAGCTCTTGGAAAAGGAGATAGCAGGAAGCTGACTTGAAATCAGGTAAGTTGGTCTGTTAGGCCATATTCAGCCCATGGGCCACAGTTAAAATGCTTCTGCAGTGTCAGATAATTAGGACGCTGAGCTACTGCTGATTTCCTGAATACACTGTTAAGattcaaatgcaaatgtttcAACACTTTGTCCATTGCTTTTCAGCTCATCTGTCCATGGGCAATTATTCAAGCATACAGCACTGACAGAAACTAACATAATCCTGACATTCTGATGCAACACTATGCAACTACTGCAAGATTTTAGGGATTTCAGGTACATCAAAAAACCAAACTTAATTCTGAGTCGTTTTCCGAGGGCTATTTGAAATACAAGCAAAGAAGGCTCTTTCCAAGTAAGACGAGAATGATGGAAAGCTGTGATGAGGTGCTCTACGTGGGATTTCTGCCAAAGACTTACCCTCCAAAAATGACTGCCGGTCAGCTGGGCGTTGAAGATACTCCttcagattttttaatatattctgttGCCGTAGGAAGTATAGAATTTTCTTTGCATAGTACTTCCAGGTGAGACCTTTCCTgcatatttaaatacaaaaagtAGTATTGCCCTAAACAAGCACTTTAAGAGTGAACATTTGATTTAACTTTTCCAGTGAACATAGGTTTACAATTTAGACTGTCGCTTTTCAAAACACGTCTGACAACACCACTACCACTGAAGAGTCAACCAAAAAGGTAAACGTTAAGAAGAAATTTGTCATCAAAAAGCCACAGGATGAGACACTTGCAAAACATTGCTCCTATCATCTCTAATTTTTATCTTATCACCAATATATAATTTTGAGAACATACAGTATCATGGGAAACAACACAGATCCTAATTAAACTAGCTCAGGAACATCCAATTAAAATCCTCTATTTTTTGTCATAAAACGTTACCTTCTGTCTGACTGGATCCCTCCAGAATAAATCTTAAAGCATCCTCtcaccattaaaaataaactgatgCGGGACACGAATGTAGGTCCAATAGCatccagaagacaaaaaaaaaaaaaaaaaaaaagagatccctAGAGGAAAAACACCTCTGTTGCTCTGAAAAGGCAGGAACAGATCAACTGCTGGTCTGTAGATCACACAATCCAAAACCTTACATTTTTTATAGTAAAGCCCCTTCATTTTCTAAATTAACAAGCGAAGGCGAGGCACCCAAGAGGCAGCAATAGAGAGCTGGTTACTATCCAGACAAGGTTTGAAGAGGTCACCTGAAATACAACACACCAACTCAGAGCCATCCAAATCACATGCATCTAAGCAAGCCCTGGCCTTTAGCAATGGGTTACCCTGTGCCTCACTGAGCACTTTTACACAAAAGTTAGGAATGGCACAAAGCCCTGCACGCCCCCcgcccaccaaaaaaaaaaaaaaaaaaaccaccaaaaggaGAATTCTACTGATTCCCAGACTCTGCCTTCACCATGTGTTTAAAAGAAGCCCAGtttccttcttcaaaaaaaccccctctttCCCTGCTTATGTTTCCTCTCCTCCAGATTGCAGGTGAAATCAGCCTTCTCCATCCCACTGGACAGAAGAACAATCAAACCTCATAACACTTTATCCTCTTCCAATAAACTGGGATGCTCAATAGGGACAACTGCTTTATTGGGATATCTTCCAGGGAAATGATTTAGCCTAATGCTCCTGAATGGCAATGACTACAGCTTAATCAGGGTGTAATTAGCATCAATTCTGCTTTATGGGGAGGCATTTGGCCAGTGCAAAGGCTCAAAAGCTTTTTAACCAGTTGTCAAATGAGAGATGTTTAGTCCCAGTTCAAATAGGGAAGGTAATAAAATGGatgtgaaaaagcaaaaatgagatGATTGCCATTCCAGTtatgttttttcaagctctacTAACAGTCCCTTTAATCAAGGCTATTAGACCCCATTAAGAGCAATCTATCCCTGCTTTGTACCACAGCAAAATCAGCATGGCTTATATGCTACCAGCAGAAAAAGTGTCAAGTAAAGCAGTGACTTATTCATCCTGCCCAGCATTAACCATGGTGATGAGAATACCCAGGCACatgcaaaacagaagttttatttACCCACCTGGCATTTCACCTGTCTGAATAATTTGCAGAACTGCAAGTTTTGCAGTGGCTGGATTAAACTCAGTTCTTTATTTGGGGACAAAAATTGTACCAACCTACTACAGCTAAGAAAAGCACCaagaggtgggggtggggaggagaaagcTGTAGTTTCATGATACAGGGATTCATGGTGGCAATCCTCACTGAGTATTCCTGCTTCCCTCCAGTGCTGTGGCCTCATCCTGCAAATCAGTTCAGCAAACTGATCCAGGTTTCAATTTAAAAGGGAACATGAGGATGGGAACTCGTTAAGCCAAAATTACTGCAGAGCAGAGGGTACACGGAACACATCCCAAGAGATGTTGTGAACTGGCAAGGAAATAAGCAACAAACAGCAACACAAAGCCAGGGGACTTCCTTCTTATAGAATAGTTTACATGATTTCTTTTGGGAATATtaaattttttctgaaattaaacacACAGCAACACCTCCCGGCCTTGGTAAGCCTGAGGATGTTGTTTTATGAGAGTGACAAAAGGACGGAAGCTGAGGTCAGGCATTCACCACAGAACCATTCTCCTTTACccagtgaaaggggaaaaatccctTCTGTTTCTAACCCCCCTCTTTCTTACCTTCCTTCCATGTTAAGGATACACATCAGCTCATCCTCAAAAAAATGACTCGGGCACCCGAGAGTCTCAATGTCACTGAATCCATCGCAGGGGACCTGTCAAACCAGACAATGAATTATGGAGAGCACAGCGGATTCTTCCcaaaagaacagaatttcataAAAAGTCTCAAAAGCAATTCtgttctattttttaaaacattatgtaAGATCTTAAAAACGTCCAGCTCACCAAGTACTCATGGTCTCCACTCCATGGATTTATCACAAGGACCCACTGAGAGCCCCAGTAGCCCCCTACGGCAATTTGAGCTAACTACTACAGCACTGGGGGCTCCTACGGTGGGTGTACAGATGAGCACAAACATACCAGATCTTATGCGGGCTGGGCCCAagctaaaagtaatttttaaggtGGAATTAACTTTTGCCTGTGGTTGACTGAACCTCTACAAATCCTCCCTAGTGTAGCAGATTGCAGCTGGGGGAAGGAATGAAGGAGCAGGAGCCTTCATCTCAGCCTCAAACTTACACTTTACCTCACCTGATTAATTACGAGCACTAGCCCAGAGTTATCAGCTTCTTgatggaacagattttttttaaacaatcactTAGGTATCTATATTCAGAAGagttattttcttccaaaattcagaattatttttttaagctttgactGAACTGTAGCAAATCTTTTTACTTTCAAGCTTTTCAGTAAAAGACACGGGCTAACAGAGTAAGGAAAAAGTGATTCCCGTTATACTGTATCTTAGCAGGCACTCCACAGGATCTAGAAGAACTGGGTTAAATGCCTCTTCCCCTCAATTCTATGGAGGGAATTCAAGTTGCAGTTCCTAGCCCAACCAGAGATGATCTTCGTTATTAGGCCTCTGGGTATTGCTGAATGGTCTCTCAGTAGGCTTTGCATACATGATTAAAACAGCGGGAATACATGAGCCTCTGCCCCCGGATAATGCCCCGACACACATTTCTCCATGGTCAAATGTCTACCTGCTGCAACTGCAATGGAATAGTTCAAAAAGAACAGCTAAGAGATATGCGACTCCAAATACCCTACTGGCCCCACAGCCTGTATCTCCAGGGTGAAAACCTAGGTGCAAACCCTTGCTTAAAATCATTAAGAGGGTTTCAAGAAAGGTCTCCTATCCCTTAGGGGAATTCTCTACTGGACCACAAGATATTTGCAGAGCAGACACACAGGGGTGGCAGTTTAATGGCTCTTGTGTGAAATTTTAACTCAGCTGAAGTTACGGGCAGCATTTACGCCTATTCCACAGAATTTCAGGTTGACCCAAACTGTACAGCCAGCCAAAACCCACAGGCATCAACTACGCAAACAGACAATGAAATTACTGTTGTTTCACATGCAAGCCAGTCTCTCCGAGAGACTACATTTTCACCTTTTTCACACTGAACGCAAAAGCATCTTGGTGTCATGGTTGGGTAAAGAAATTAAGTAATATACTTTCCAATTCGGTGAACCTATTGCGTCTTGATCCTGTTCTCAAATGACTTCTGACAACTCACAGAACATATCCTTGCACAAGGTTTGCAGTGAGATAAATTAATAGGCTGTGGTATGTGTCAACAAACTACCAGTCCTTCAGAAGTTCCCAGAGCCGGGTCTGAACACGCAGCAGtgaaaaaagagcttttaaagCTGCAGCGGCAACAGCTGAATGTGATATGCAGAGCGCGCTTTGGACTGTAAGCACCTTTAGACTTTGAATTGTTTCTCCCCTTTTGGCCGGTGATCTAGCATTTTCACACAAAGTGAGGAAATAGGGAATTTCTGTCTGCATAATTGAAAAGACACgaagagagaggaaagacaaACTAATAAGAAATACTAAACAAGTAGCTAGGCTGTTGCACATACATAGAGCAGATGACTTACGTGTTCTGAAAAGAACCTTTTGGAGAATGAAGCTACAATTCTCTGGGCTTCTAGACCAGCATTGTGCCGTGCTTTGTATTCTTCAAGCCAGCTAACACCGTCTGTGTGGCTATAGTATTTCAGCAGCGATGGCCATCTACACAACACGAAACAAGTGAACAGGTTCATTAGTATTTCAACTTCACTGAGAAGCTCCAGAACCATAAGTTGCTCCTTATTGTAACCACATGACTTGTGGAGCTGCGACACTGCCAAGACACAGTACAACTTTAAGTGTCATTGTATAAATTAATCCAATGATTGACTCAAGCATCAAAGCATAAATCCAACTGATTTCATCTGCATATTAATGGTTATTTAAAAGTAAGTTCTCCTGAAGCTTGCCAACAAGAAACCTTCAAAAAATTCATACTCCAGGTACTTCAATATCTAAATATCCTAAATACTTTTGATATTTCCTCTAGAGCTTTGCAAAATAAGCGTACGTACCATATTAGTAGAAGAAAGGCAGggttttataacagaaaaaagaagtttGCCATTCTGAAGATGTATCACATGTAAGCTAACTTGTCATCGAATAGAATGAGAATTCATTGACCCATGTTCCTCCTATTACCTTGTGGGTCTAACTGAAAGGATGCACAAAACAGAGCTCCCTCTGTTGCCCTTGCTGGTGGCAACATCTACTGGAGGAAAACATAATTCTGAAGTCAAACTGTGACAGTTAAATTCTCTTGCAGTTCATTTTTA from Rissa tridactyla isolate bRisTri1 chromosome 13, bRisTri1.patW.cur.20221130, whole genome shotgun sequence encodes:
- the FBXO21 gene encoding F-box only protein 21 isoform X1; protein product: MAAAEGAGPAGSRGPAEAEADGMGLTDLPGELLELILCCDVLGAADIGRVSCTCRRLREACQPRGKVWRERFRLRWPSLLKYYSHTDGVSWLEEYKARHNAGLEAQRIVASFSKRFFSEHVPCDGFSDIETLGCPSHFFEDELMCILNMEGSLFLMVRGCFKIYSGGIQSDRRKGLTWKYYAKKILYFLRQQNILKNLKEYLQRPADRQSFLEGAVLIDQYCNPLSDICLKSVQAQVDDITDKVRKVLRTKNPRHPSLASKAGEIVIPEVELQRQVLDAMNCVLYEQLKYKGNELDYYNSLNSYIHQVLIRRTGIPISLSVLYLTIARQLGVKLEPVSFPSHFLLRWCQGKEGSTDIFDYTYIDAFGKGKQLTVKECEYLIGHHVTEEFYGVVTSKEVLQRMVGNLLNLGKRESTDQSYQLLRDSLDLYLAMYPDNVQHLMLQARLYFHLGIWPEKVLDILQHIQALDPSQHGAVGYLVQHTLEHIERRKEEVGPEVKHRSDEKHKEVCFSIGLIMKHKRYGYNCVIYGWDPACMMGHEWIRNMNVHSLPHGPHQPFYNVLVEDGSCRYAAQENLEYNSEPREIPHPDIGRYFSEFTGIHYLANTELEIRYPEDLELTRATVQKIYSSGKE
- the FBXO21 gene encoding F-box only protein 21 isoform X4, coding for MAAAEGAGPAGSRGPAEAEADGMGLTDLPGELLELILCCDVLGAADIGRVSCTCRRLREACQPRGKVWRERFRLRWPSLLKYYSHTDGVSWLEEYKARHNAGLEAQRIVASFSKRFFSEHVPCDGFSDIETLGCPSHFFEDELMCILNMEGSLFLMVRGCFKIYSGGIQSDRRKGLTWKYYAKKILYFLRQQNILKNLKEYLQRPADRQSFLEGAVLIDQYCNPLSDICLKSVQAQVDDITDKVRKVLRTKNPRHPSLASKAGEIVIPEVELQRQVLDAMNCVLYEQLKYKGNELDYYNSLNSYIHQVLIRRTGIPISLSVLYLTIARQLGVKLEPVSFPSHFLLRWCQGKEGSTDIFDYTYIDAFGKGKQLTVKECEYLIGHHVTEEFYGVVTSKEVLQRMVGNLLNLGKRESTDQSYQLLRDSLDLYLAMYPDNVQHLMLQARLYFHLGIWPEKVLDILQHIQALDPSQHGAVGYLVQHTLEHIERRKEEVGPEVKHRSDEKHKEVCFSIGLIMKHKRESGI
- the FBXO21 gene encoding F-box only protein 21 isoform X3 — protein: MAAAEGAGPAGSRGPAEAEADGMGLTDLPGELLELILCCDVLGAADIGRVSCTCRRLREACQPRGKVWRERFRLRWPSLLKYYSHTDGVSWLEEYKARHNAGLEAQRIVASFSKRFFSEHVPCDGFSDIETLGCPSHFFEDELMCILNMEGSLFLMVRGCFKIYSGGIQSDRRKGLTWKYYAKKILYFLRQQNILKNLKEYLQRPADRQSFLEGAVLIDQYCNPLSDICLKSVQAQVDDITDKVRKVLRTKNPRHPSLASKAGEIVIPEVELQRQVLDAMNCVLYEQLKYKGNELDYYNSLNSYIHQVLIRRTGIPISLSVLYLTIARQLGVKLEPVSFPSHFLLRWCQGKEGSTDIFDYTYIDAFGKGKQLTVKECEYLIGHHVTEEFYGVVTSKEVLQRMVGNLLNLGKRESTDQSYQLLRDSLDLYLAMYPDNVQHLMLQARLYFHLGIWPEKVLDILQHIQALDPSQHGAVGYLVQHTLEHIERRKEEVGPEVKHRSDEKHKEVCFSIGLIMKHKRYGYNCVIYGWDPACMMGHEWIRNMNVHSLPHGPHQPFYNVLVEDGSCRYAAQV
- the FBXO21 gene encoding F-box only protein 21 isoform X2, which gives rise to MAAAEGAGPAGSRGPAEAEADGMGLTDLPGELLELILCCDVLGAADIGRVSCTCRRLREACQPRGKVWRERFRLRWPSLLKYYSHTDGVSWLEEYKARHNAGLEAQRIVASFSKRFFSEHVPCDGFSDIETLGCPSHFFEDELMCILNMEGRKGLTWKYYAKKILYFLRQQNILKNLKEYLQRPADRQSFLEGAVLIDQYCNPLSDICLKSVQAQVDDITDKVRKVLRTKNPRHPSLASKAGEIVIPEVELQRQVLDAMNCVLYEQLKYKGNELDYYNSLNSYIHQVLIRRTGIPISLSVLYLTIARQLGVKLEPVSFPSHFLLRWCQGKEGSTDIFDYTYIDAFGKGKQLTVKECEYLIGHHVTEEFYGVVTSKEVLQRMVGNLLNLGKRESTDQSYQLLRDSLDLYLAMYPDNVQHLMLQARLYFHLGIWPEKVLDILQHIQALDPSQHGAVGYLVQHTLEHIERRKEEVGPEVKHRSDEKHKEVCFSIGLIMKHKRYGYNCVIYGWDPACMMGHEWIRNMNVHSLPHGPHQPFYNVLVEDGSCRYAAQENLEYNSEPREIPHPDIGRYFSEFTGIHYLANTELEIRYPEDLELTRATVQKIYSSGKE